The genome window GCACCATGCCATATTGGGTACTGCTTGTGTCCTTATAGGCTTCCTGTATACTAGGTTTTTATTTGgaaaatgatttccgcacaacccttttctttttgtaGGTTGATGATTACTTTTTCAACTTATAGGTCTTTTCTATTCTGTTCTCATAACTCTTGTAATAACGGATGCAATCAAGGATGCTGTTGGCCGCCCGCGTCCAAACTTCTTCTGGCGGTGTTTCCCTAATGGAATAGGTGTAGGTGACAACTTTTCTTTGGTTGTAAGCATAAGGACTTGTCCTGCATTATGCTGAACTCTTTGTCAATCACGTTTACAGATATATGATCCTGCCACTAACAATTGTGTCTGCACTGGAGAGAAGAAGATTATAAAGGAAGGACATAAAAGCTTTCCTAGTGGACATACTTCAGGTATCAAATCATCAGTCTCTTTCTGTGCGTCGTGCATTTTTAAGGCTATGCAGCTGAAAAAGACAACGCCTAATTCGGTTTGCAATTGTCAATTGTGCAGTTTCATTTGCAGGTCTTGGTTTTCTTGCATGGTATTTGTCCGGGAAGATCAAAGTGTTTGATCGTAGAGGCCATTCTGCAAAGCTCTGTATTGTTATTCTTCCGTTACTCTGTGCTGCTCTGGTGGGAATCTCTCATGTGGATGACTACTGGCATCATTGGCAGGATGTCTTTGCAGGAGGTCTTATAGGTTTGCTACTAAATGCAATGATACAATTTTCAGTTCCTTGACCTTCCACTGAATACAAAACATAATGTAGAAAGTTAAAAGATGATAATCCATCTTTTGGAACGTTCAATTTGTTTAAGCGCAGGAATTGTCATAGCTTCGATTTTTTACTTGCAGTCCTTCCCTCTCCCAAACCAGCGGGATGGTGTGTCAGCTATCTTATGTAAATATGTTCGTTTTCATCAACTGATAGCAATGCTGACctaattttcatgtttacatgtttagtttcttattttttaatttgcagGGTAGGCACCTCATGCGTATTTCCACATGCTGGCTGCAGAGAGGAATGTTGGCGAGTCCGTGTCTCCGGCCACGAGGGTCAACTCTCTTCGGATGCGAAGAACAGATATCGAGAGTCTAGACTTCAGTCCCCAAGATTCGAGTCCGCTAGTCCACTAATTACTGGAAGAAGGGAGAAGATACTGAGTTGAGTTTGTATGTTAAATAGAAATCATATAGAAggtctgtatatatatataaaatacgcGACGCGGGACTTCATTCAACGACTCCATATTGTATGTGTAGCTCCTAGCATCATTCTTTATTCAATGAAAATTTTACAATGTCTTGCTTTCCAAGTTCATCAACAGTCAAGAGTCTGAACTTTCTAAGGATTTGTTTATTGGTAAATGGTTTAGCAAGAAGCATTTATGTTGATAAACGTTCTTTTAGATACaggttaaattttttattaaacatcTAGCTTCTTCCTGAAAAAAAGAATTGGAATAGCTTCTTGAAGAAACACTTAGCAAGTGGTTCTCCATAAAGCACTTTTATGACTTAGAAaaagttttaagtttttgtcaaggggtaatgctaaggagacttaaatttgtagacaaaatttgcaaattaaatgatgtaccATCTATAGAAATGGGCACGTTTAtcaatgtttaagtaataattcaatcattaatttacatatagtTTAGTTTACACAAtttaatctacaaatttaatctccctaacattacacTTTTGTCAAACGTGAGAAACACGGTTACTTGGAAGAAAAACGCATTTACTCTCTTCAAAAGCAATCCCAAACGTGGTCCAAGTCTTGGTGTTTTTATTCTAAATATTGCAATGTGTTTCTCTTTTCATATAAATCTGttagtctttttttttcttttggtgaatAAATATGTTGGTACTTTGACATGTGAAGTTCTTGACTATAAGCCTATGAGAAGAAATtagaaggaaacaaaaaaactctcAAAGTCAAAGAAAACAATGAATAAATACGTCGGTACTTTGACATGTGAAGTTCTTGATTATGAGCCCTACGAGAAGAAattagaagggaaaaaaaaactctcaaagtcaaagaaaacaaataaaaatgtgaCGTTAGATGGAACAGTTGGTTGTTAATTGGTGATTGCTGGCAACCCCAAGTAGAGAGCTCCATTTACATCATTACAGTTGCTGCACATGCGTGCTCTCATAAATTCCTTCAACAATTTAAACTCCTTACCTTATTTGTCTGTGACATAAATAACTGCATTTCATCTTCGTCTTCATCacatactatatatatatgtatgtacatGTATATCTATTGCCTTGCCATAtgtagctctctctctctctcagaaaaAAATGCAGATGACCTTATTCTGCGGAAACATGAAGAGGTACAGGAGGAGAAGGCGTTACCGCAGACTAAGAAATGCGGTTACTAATGAGCAAAACGCGATGGTTTCAATGGGGAAACGTCTTAAGTTTGGGAAAATTCGAGTGACCCCGATGCTACAAATCAAGGTGAAATCGTCGATAATGCTCTTGAAAAAGTTTAGAAATGCTTATGTGGGAATGATGCTTTGTTTTGCTGGACGTGTTGTGCAGTTGAATAATGGCATATAATGTTCACTTGTATCAGAAGACTAATGCTTCGCAGTTCTTAGCTTGAAAGCAATATATAAAGTTTTTACAATCAAGCTGAAGAATAATTTGTATCCTTTTGTATGTGTACGGAAAACAACTCATTCCCAGAGAAAAAGTTTCTCTATGACTCCGTCTTCCCCAAGATATTGTGAAAGGAGAAAAGTTAGGagtgcattgcatgatgaatattttcaatttacTAGGAAGCTTTTATAATTTGGAAAAgaagttttaaaaattattgaGTTCttgcgattttttttttttctggaaacACGATGAGCAATATTGCAAGATAggatgccttttttttttttttaaatttttaattgaaagatgatgtttaatttctttcataAGGTAATAGGATAAGTTAAAATTCGAGCAATCAAATGCGAGACTCCGTTTTGATACCATGCGCACAACACACAACAGGTGTGaagttgtttcttttttttttttttgatgaacAAGATAATGTATTATCCGGGTAAAGATGCCAAAATTACAAAGAAGCCTACCCCGAGGCAAACAAGCCAATTACAGCAACTAAAAGAAGGGAATACATAATGAGTGATTTCAGCCAATGTTTGAAATCTGAAATTATGTAATCTAAGATGTTGATATGTAGAGGAAGCTTTTCCATTGTTTTTCCGTTGGTTCACTTGATAAGGTGCAGGACTAGGTCGGCATGGACAAAGCCGACTTTATGTCATCCGTTGCATTTCATATGATTCTTTTGCATTTCATCTGATTCTTAGTAGCCTTTCTATCAATTGTAAACTAAAAATGTTGTAAACTTGATCTTTTCAGATTCAAGATTTACTTAGCAGGAACTTCCAGCGTGTAAGCCAATTCTCACGCCACGATGAGTAGGTTTTATAGTATTGTATTTGATATCTCCTTAGTCAGGCCATCCACATTCGCGtgttagatttttagttgaattcTTGCCTTATCTCGTTGTGCGTGTGCGCACTTGTTCTTGCAGGAGATCTCAGCATTCGTGCTTGTAAGCACTGTATTCATTCCCATCGGAGTTGCTTCCCTTTTTGCTTCTCGAGATGTATGGCTGATTTAAACCCAATTCTCTGCctaatctgttttttttttctagtacTACATGTAGTTGATCAGGAAAATGATGTTTCTGTCAGGTTGTTGAAATTATTAATCGTTATGAAACTGATTGCATACCAATACCCGCAGTCTTCAGAAACTAAACAGCTCATTGAATCTTATCTTTCCGTATGGAAAGATGAAAGACTTCACTAAAGCTGAAAATTAGATTTTAAAATACTTATCTTTCCGTAAGAAGGGAATACAAATTTGTGGTTCTTTTTGGTATTTGAGTTTATATATTTTCAGATCTGAgttattgtttattttgttttagttttatatattttcaggATCCCAAGTTCACGAGGAACCAAAGGTATTCCCTTCTTACTTTCTTTATCCCTCCATTTTCTTGGCTCTTGTAAATTGTGTGGTTTTTCTTTACCTTTGCATTTGATATTCATGACTTCTGTGAGGGTCCATATACTGCATGTCATCTGGTTAATTCGTTTTTGGAGCAGCAAAGAGTTGATGAGGTGCAAGGCCTGCTGGGGAAGATGCATCTGTCCAAAAATGTTTGCCTtcgagttttttttattttttattttggtattAGAGAGAAGATATGTAACATTACAATATATGTTTGTGAGATTCAGAAAGTGAAACTTGGTTTCATGGTTGTAGGCTTTCTTCATTTcatgaaaatttaattttttttcatttcctcaatttagtttcaatttttcaatttttttatttttttattaattaattcatGTTGGCACAATTATAATATAAGTGCCAACATGGCTGGAAAAGCTTATCTGAAAAAGTTGTTAGAACGGGGCACAAATGGACCACTGTTTGTGCTTGCCTCTTTGGCACAAATACACTATTGTGCTCTTTTAGCAATGGTGACGCCCGTAGAGTGCACATACACAAAGATAGTAGCTGCATTGTTGCTATTAGTCTATGAGCACAATTGTTGGTGCTTTTTGGCCTCAAGGGGCACATATAATTTATTGTGCGCAGTGGCCATTTTTGTTGTAGTGAAATAGATTCGATCGAGTTCAAGTGTAAAGTGGCGAGTACCCTGCCTTATCCGCCAAACCAATTTATTACTTGTAGCTATAATCAAAACAAATCTTCCAAAACACGGTGGATGTTGATTGGTAAGTACATACAATAGAAAGCAACCGCCCAACTCACATCACATGCTCTGCGTGGCTAAGTGCTGACTTTAAGTTCCTCCAATTTATTTACTTTGCTTAAAATCGTGTTCATTCACAATTCCTGCATGACTGCTACTGACTTTGCCTAAAATCGTGTTCACATCACAATTCCTGCGTGGCTAACTGCTACTCACTTTGGTTGCTGCAAGAAGTTTTCTAGATGGATATGAATTACACAACTTAATATTTACTCatctttaataatttttttggtctATTTCTAATCCAATCACACCTACTTTTTTAGTTATAACTTACACGAGTCATTCAACTCCATTTGTGACTTGTTTTACAGATCTATCTTTGCCTTGAATTATATCCCTCTCCGTCTCTCACATCCTCATATCAACTGCGGGGAGACGAAGTTTAGGCAAGCTAGCATGGAGTGGTACAGCTACCAAAGGAGGATATCTTCGTCTAGTTCTAGAGGATGCCCTTACCGCAGACTAGACAATTTTGTAACAGCTTATGACGAGGAAGAGGACAATGAGAAGAGTGCAGTTGTGTTGAGACAAAGACAGATCAGTGATCTCAACTTCAAGTACACAAAGAGGAGAGGGATATCTAAACTGCCACAGAAGATAATGTCGTCCATCGTGCTTCTGAAAAGGTGTAGAGATGCTTATGTGGAAGTAATGCTTAGCTTTGCTGAACATGTTGTGCAGTTGAACGGTGGAAATTCCTACTTATAAATGCTCCATAGTCCTCACTTCTCAGCTCCGAAGTCGTTAAAAGTTCTACTTAATCAAATTAAGGACAAGTTTTAGTTTGTGGGTATGTTGATTTGGATTAGGGCTCTTGTATTAGATTAGTGATATTTTACTTGATTATGTATTATGCATATATTTATGTTCCTGAAATTCTAATTAGCACTCCAATAAATCCAATATCATGTTGATTCTTTTTGATAAACTTTCTGAAAATCAGCGACTAATTACAATTACATTACATGTACACTTGGCCTGATGATTTTCaaagaaacattttctctaaagttTTGTGCTTGTGTATAGGTAAATATATAATTTACCTTTTGTATGTAATATACCTTGTGAGCAGAAATGCAGGACCAAATTCTGAGATTCATCAAGACTCTTGTCAACGTTTTGCTTTCCAAAAAATATCTTACATCTTCTAGTTGCAGCTGCCATGTTCACTCTGCAGCTAGGTTTGGTCACAGCAGCAGGTATACATGATAAGGGTCGTAATTTTCACACtccatttctttctcttttttcggTGTAGTAGAAAAAATGAGAGTGCAAAAAATTGTTTTCAGGTAAAATATATGATCGACTCTATCCATTATTATTCAACTTCCttacaagttttatttattttttacattgAAGTGTTGCATGGTGATGCAGATCATCACGATATGAATATAATTAGGGAACTGAGAGAACGGCGGTCACCAACTCCTTTGAGTCCAAAATCACCACTTGCAAACCAACAGCCGGGCATGAGAGTACCTGCTCCTTATCCTCCTGTTGAACAACCGCCTCCGGCtgaccctcctcctcctcctcctcctcctccacagCTTCCAATCCCAAACAACAACAATTTTGCCTGAATTTCTTCACaacattaattaattttctaactGCTATGCTTTAAGCGCCAAATGCAACTAATATGTAGTGATTAAGCTTAGTTGCTTAGTTCATTAAAGATTAATAAGTTGGAATAAGGGGATAAGATTGCCATGCATGTATTGTAGGTTTTCCGTTTTATTTGCTTTTATTAGAAAACGCAGTTTCCTTGCTGATTTTCTTGTCACGGATCGGCTAACCAAGTGCCGTCTTCTTCTGCTTcagatttcttttttcttttacttaTCAGTATTTTTAAAAATTGCTTTTATACGTAACGtacgtatatatacatatacatatatatccaGCAAGTATGATGAACACACGCGGTGAAAGGGACGGGATCATACCATATTGCTTATATGTATAATTGTAAGGAAGAATATTCAAAACATAGTCGCCCCTGAGATCTCAGAGGCCTTTGAGTTCTTCGAGCATTGATGCATTCCACAATCATATATTTTAATCGAATCAGACTATAAAGTTCGCAACAAAAACATGCTAGATAAAATGTGATCCAAAAGAAACATATTAGAGATTGATCCGTAGGGCTGGTTTGGGATACTAACATAGAAAGTACTTCTGCTTACATGCGTTTTTACTTGAACTGGTTTTATAGACaaactttttcattaaaagttcaagtgttatataaaaacacttaaaagtcgtttggaagtgattttaaaatagttgcacactcttttggtgaaaatgtttttgggatCAGTTCTTAGAAAAAATGTAAATGTAAGTGAAACCtgtaaaagcacttgaagtgcttcataCTAGAAGCACATAACCggtgcttcttgcaagaagcaATTCATTTGcttttggaacttaaaaatatttttcccaaaaacactttcaaccaTTAAAATGTATTTCCAAACGAGTCTTATATCTCTAGAAAACGCTTCTATTACTAGAATCGCTTCTATATTAATCTATCAACGTATTCAAACCTCAAAAGTGCTCAAGTTTGTCAAAGTGCATTTGTAACCATGTTTTGAAGCCGTCTCAAACAGGCAGTATATGCTGCACACTATTACTCAGCCCACAAAAACACAAATTCGTACTAGTCCCTCTTTAAGTCCAAAATCCCACGCCGCAGCAGCCCAGCCCACATCTCttctctctgcactctctgcgTTCGTCACTCCTTTATTTTTTCAGTcgtctcttcctcctcctcctgcaTCCTAATCgatcttcgtcttcttcttcttattagCTGAATCGGGTTTTCCAAGACCAGGTAATTTTATTTCCATTGGTAATTGTTTCGTGTGTTAGCTGACACTTATTTCATTGAATTCCATTTATCTTGTACTGATTTTAACATTAATATTGCTCATTAAACTTCATATTTCTTGGATTTAGATTGATTAATCTTGTTTTTAATTAGTATTAGCATACCCCCATTACCAATTTACTAAAGTTCATGGCTTTGCTTAATTTTGAGATGTTTGTTAACAGATGGGAGAGCTGGCAGCTGAGAAACATGTTCAATTCATTCTCTCAGTCGAAAAGGTCTgatttttaatcaaaattcaataaaaaaacatttcctTTTCCCTCACACATGTGTATAAATACAtatatgtttgtgtgtgtgtgtgtgtgtgtgtctataatGTATGTATAATACTAACATGGTGATACTGTACTCAGAAGAAGGACTCTTTGGAGGCTGTGGCAATGGAGCATCTAAGAATGAATGGGGCATACTGGGGCTTGACAACTCTGGA of Malus sylvestris chromosome 6, drMalSylv7.2, whole genome shotgun sequence contains these proteins:
- the LOC126624955 gene encoding lipid phosphate phosphatase 2-like isoform X3 produces the protein MREPEAWGAYFLLHSSLSTLTPFRKIILNWFRTPVGKKMPEMQLGSHTLRSHGVKVAKLLHKYDWLILLLLAAVDVTLNLIEPFHRFVGKEMMTDLKYPFQKDTIPFWAVPIYAVLLPVAIFLVYYICRKDVYDLHHAILGLFYSVLITLVITDAIKDAVGRPRPNFFWRCFPNGIGIYDPATNNCVCTGEKKIIKEGHKSFPSGHTSVSFAGLGFLAWYLSGKIKVFDRRGHSAKLCIVILPLLCAALVGISHVDDYWHHWQDVFAGGLIGIVIASIFYLQSFPLPNQRDVSYFLICRVGTSCVFPHAGCREECWRVRVSGHEGQLSSDAKNRYRESRLQSPRFESASPLITGRREKILS
- the LOC126624955 gene encoding lipid phosphate phosphatase 2-like isoform X6, encoding MREPEAWGAYFLLHSSLSTLTPFRKIILNWFRTPVGKKMPEMQLGSHTLRSHGVKVAKLLHKYDWLILLLLAAVDVTLNLIEPFHRFVGKEMMTDLKYPFQKDTIPFWAVPIYAVLLPVAIFLVYYICRKDVYDLHHAILGLFYSVLITLVITDAIKDAVGRPRPNFFWRCFPNGIGIYDPATNNCVCTGEKKIIKEGHKSFPSGHTSGIKSSVSFFSFAGLGFLAWYLSGKIKVFDRRGHSAKLCIVILPLLCAALVGISHVDDYWHHWQDVFAGGLIGIVIASIFYLQSFPLPNQRDG
- the LOC126624955 gene encoding lipid phosphate phosphatase 2-like isoform X5, whose protein sequence is MREPEAWGAYFLLHSSLSTLTPFRKIILNWFRTPVGKKMPEMQLGSHTLRSHGVKVAKLLHKYDWLILLLLAAVDVTLNLIEPFHRFVGKEMMTDLKYPFQKDTIPFWAVPIYAVLLPVAIFLVYYICRKDVYDLHHAILGLFYSVLITLVITDAIKDAVGRPRPNFFWRCFPNGIGIYDPATNNCVCTGEKKIIKEGHKSFPSGHTSGIKSSVSFFSFAGLGFLAWYLSGKIKVFDRRGHSAKLCIVILPLLCAALVGISHVDDYWHHWQDVFAGGLIGIVIASIFYLQSFPLPNQRDGVSAILW
- the LOC126624955 gene encoding lipid phosphate phosphatase 2-like isoform X2, whose translation is MREPEAWGAYFLLHSSLSTLTPFRKIILNWFRTPVGKKMPEMQLGSHTLRSHGVKVAKLLHKYDWLILLLLAAVDVTLNLIEPFHRFVGKEMMTDLKYPFQKDTIPFWAVPIYAVLLPVAIFLVYYICRKDVYDLHHAILGLFYSVLITLVITDAIKDAVGRPRPNFFWRCFPNGIGIYDPATNNCVCTGEKKIIKEGHKSFPSGHTSGIKSSVSFFSFAGLGFLAWYLSGKIKVFDRRGHSAKLCIVILPLLCAALVGISHVDDYWHHWQDVFAGGLIGIVIASIFYLQSFPLPNQRDVSYFLICRVGTSCVFPHAGCREECWRVRVSGHEGQLSSDAKNRYRESRLQSPRFESASPLITGRREKILS
- the LOC126624955 gene encoding lipid phosphate phosphatase 2-like isoform X1: MREPEAWGAYFLLHSSLSTLTPFRKIILNWFRTPVGKKMPEMQLGSHTLRSHGVKVAKLLHKYDWLILLLLAAVDVTLNLIEPFHRFVGKEMMTDLKYPFQKDTIPFWAVPIYAVLLPVAIFLVYYICRKDVYDLHHAILGLFYSVLITLVITDAIKDAVGRPRPNFFWRCFPNGIGIYDPATNNCVCTGEKKIIKEGHKSFPSGHTSVSFAGLGFLAWYLSGKIKVFDRRGHSAKLCIVILPLLCAALVGISHVDDYWHHWQDVFAGGLIDDNPSFGTFNLFKRRNCHSFDFLLAVLPSPKPAGWCVSYLMVGTSCVFPHAGCREECWRVRVSGHEGQLSSDAKNRYRESRLQSPRFESASPLITGRREKILS
- the LOC126624955 gene encoding lipid phosphate phosphatase 2-like isoform X4; this translates as MREPEAWGAYFLLHSSLSTLTPFRKIILNWFRTPVGKKMPEMQLGSHTLRSHGVKVAKLLHKYDWLILLLLAAVDVTLNLIEPFHRFVGKEMMTDLKYPFQKDTIPFWAVPIYAVLLPVAIFLVYYICRKDVYDLHHAILGLFYSVLITLVITDAIKDAVGRPRPNFFWRCFPNGIGIYDPATNNCVCTGEKKIIKEGHKSFPSGHTSGIKSSVSFFSFAGLGFLAWYLSGKIKVFDRRGHSAKLCIVILPLLCAALVGISHVDDYWHHWQDVFAGGLIGIVIASIFYLQSFPLPNQRDGVSAILCKYGRHLMRISTCWLQRGMLASPCLRPRGSTLFGCEEQISRV